Below is a genomic region from Terriglobales bacterium.
TTGTAGGAGGCGAAGCCGGCGTCCAGGTCGGCGGGGGTGGGCAGGTCGTCCACCGTGAAGCCGGGGGGCAGGTCGATCAGGAAGTCGTCGGTCTGCAGGGTAGGAGCTTCGAACTGCACCGGGTACTTGCGTTCCTTGCCCTCAAAGAAGTCGTCGGCCTTCTGCCCCAGCACGCGCGGGCGCAAGAGCAGCAGGCCGCCGGCGGGCTTGGCATAGTGCTCGGAGACGAACTGGTAGTGGATGATGAGATCCTGGTCGTACTTTTCGAGGTTCTCCACTGTGGGCTCTTGCAGGGAAAAGCCGCTGAGAAAGCCTCCCAGATAGTTCTCGATCACCTTGCGGCGGTCGGCTACGTTGGAGCGCAGGAAGGCGGCGCGATAGTGGGAGGCGATGGGGCCGGAGAAGGTCTCGTCCACCTGGCCGGCGAGGCGGCCGTCGGCGCTGAGGGTGAATTTGGCGGTGCGCGTCAGGCGGTTGAGGTCCGGCGGAAGCAGCGGCAGGTCGATCAATTCACCCCCCTCGGGACCGACCAGCAGCGCGGAGTTGCCTTCCTCGTACTCGGGGATCAGCCCCAGGGGCACGCGATCGTTGGTGGGATCGAAGATGAGGAGCGTACCCAGCTTGGGATGCTTCACCGTGGCATGCAGGGCGTTGCTGGGCACGTCGGGAGGCACCTGGATGGCCAGGATGACGTGGTTGAAGCCGCGGGCCACCGGCACCCCGGCTTCCACCCCGCCGTGGAAGTCGTTGAGGATCACGTAGTAAGAATTCACGCCGATGATGTCGAGCATGCTGCTGAGCAAGGTAGCCTTGTCCTTGCAGTCGCCGTAGCTGTTATGGAAGACGTCGGCGGCGGCGTGGGGCTGCCAGCCTCCGATGCCGACCTCCACGTCCACATAGCGTACCTGCCGCTGCAGGTAGGCGGCGAGC
It encodes:
- a CDS encoding DUF3857 and transglutaminase domain-containing protein → MKNRWSYALGRRSKLAGLACLPLLLAAPALADPPDWLRAAAQTPAGKYPEETKAVLLYDEQITTIKDDGEITTVYREAYRILRPEGRDRGQVVVPFDNETKLTSLKGWCLPAQGKEYEVKEKDAVETSLFNDSFFSDDRQKLLIIPAADPGNVIGYEYEQKQRPYVLEDRWIFQGTDPVRLSRFTLHLPKGWEYKAYWANHPEVAPQAAGENTWTWEVRDLPALQPEYAMPPLRSLVGQFHIIYYPRSAELAGKSLASWAEVGRWYARLAAGRRDASPDEKQKVQALTASLATPLEKMRVLAAYLQRQVRYVDVEVGIGGWQPHAAADVFHNSYGDCKDKATLLSSMLDIIGVNSYYVILNDFHGGVEAGVPVARGFNHVILAIQVPPDVPSNALHATVKHPKLGTLLIFDPTNDRVPLGLIPEYEEGNSALLVGPEGGELIDLPLLPPDLNRLTRTAKFTLSADGRLAGQVDETFSGPIASHYRAAFLRSNVADRRKVIENYLGGFLSGFSLQEPTVENLEKYDQDLIIHYQFVSEHYAKPAGGLLLLRPRVLGQKADDFFEGKERKYPVQFEAPTLQTDDFLIDLPPGFTVDDLPTPADLDAGFASY